In the Enterococcus rotai genome, CATCTTATTTAAATTTTACGATCGTTGCACCATTACCGCCTTGATTTCCTGGAGCAAACTCAAAACTGCTAACACTGCGATGATTTTTTAAATAATCTGTAATCCCTGTTCTTAAAGCACCTGTTCCTTTGCCATGAACGATCGTGACTTGAGGGTAACCTGCTAAAATTGCTGCATCAAGATACTGATCAACTTCAGCCAGAGCCTCTTCATAGCGTTTTCCACGTAGATCCAATTGGTTCGCTACATGACTACTTTCACTTGAGCGAACAGCGGTTACTCTTTGTGTAGGTTCCTTTTCAGGTGCAACTGGGGTCATATCACTTTCTGCAACAGACATTTTTAAGATCCCTAATTGCACTTGCCATTCGTTATCGCTAGACTTACGAATTAATGTGCCTCGTTGCCCAAACGTATTAACGATAACTTCATCGCCTGATTTAAGTTTCTTTTGTTCTTTCGCTTTTTTCAGCACTTTATTTTTTTCTAAATGAGTTTCTTCCTGATGCAGTTGAGAGAGTTTTGACTTAGCATCAATCAATTGGTGTTCTTTCACACCACCGTGATTTCCGCTAGTCAACTGCATTTTACGGATATCTGAGATAATACCGCTCGCTTCTTCTTCCGCTTGTGAAACCAATTCATTGGCTTTTTGACGAGCTTTTGCCATTTCTTTTTCACGCTCATCGAAAAAGTACCCATAGGCTTCTTTCAATTCTTTATGCAAGCGTTCAGCCTCATCCACGTAATGACGAACTTCTAAATACTCAGTTTCAGCCATTTTACGCCGGTTTTCCAAATCTGCGATCATTTCATTTAAATCTTGGCTTTCACCATCCATGATATGTTTTGCTTCATCAATGATTGATGTATCTAATCCTAGTCGTTTTGAAATTTCAAATGCATTACTACGTCCTGGAACACCAATCAATAGGCGATAAGTCGGACTTAGTGTGTCTACGTCAAACTCCATACTAGCATTGATTGTGCCTGCTCGATTGTAGCCATAAACTTTTAACTCAGGGTAATGAGTTGTTGCCATCACATAAGCACTTTTGCTACCCAGTGCATCTAAAATGGAAATAGCTAGTGCTGCTCCTTCTTGAGGATCCGTTCCAGCGCCTAATTCGTCAAATAAGACTAAACTATGGTTATCAACTTTTTTCAACACCTCAACAATGTTTGTCATGTGCGAAGAAAAAGTACTCAAACTTTGCTCGATGGATTGTTCGTCACCGATATCTGCAAAAACTTCGTCAAAAATTCCCATCTGGCTTTCTTCGCCTGCTGGAATTGGCAAACCTGATTGCCCCATCAATTGAAGTAACCCGAGTGTTTTCAATGTAATCGTCTTACCACCCGTATTAGGTCCAGTGATCACAACAGCTTGATACTCTTTACCAATTGTTATGTCGTTTGGAACAGCCTTTTCTTGATTTAAAAGAGGATGTCTCGCTTGCTTAAAATAAATATGATTCTCTGCACTGATTTCAGGAACGACTGCCTTTAATTCCTTACCAAAACGAGCTTTTGCATTTATAAAATCTAATTTGCCGATAACATACGCATTGTGCATGATATCATTGCGATGAGGAACTAACTCTGCTGATAACTCAGCTAAAATCCGTTCAATTTCATTGCGCTCTGCAATTTGATGCTGACGCAAGCGATTATTCAGATCAACGATTTGTTTTGGTTCAACAAATAATGTTTGTCCTGAAGCACTTTGGTCATGGACTACACCGCCAAAAATACTTTTATATTCTTGTTTAACTGGAATTACATAGCGTTCATTTCGCATTGTCACAATTGCATCGCTTAAATATTTAGCATTTTTCCCTCTAACAATGCCATCTAATTGTTCACGAATTGTTTGTTCGCTTCGACGAATATTATTGCGAATTATTTTTAATTCAGGTGATGCTTCATCTGTCACTCGACCATCTTCATCGATTGACTCTTTTAATCTGCGACTTAATTCTGGTAAAACAATCAATTGATCGATCCAAGAATACAGTCGTAGTAATTCGATTTCGCTGTCCTCTAAATCGTTAAAAAAGCGAATCACTTCAGAGGTTGTTGAAAGTACTCTGCCTACATGAGCTAATTCAATACCATTCAAATCTGCACCTATTTCGATACGTTTCATATGGGGACGAATATTCTCTAACTTAGGAATTGGGATACCACCTCGTAAGCGTTGGATTTTTAGCCCATCTTCCGTTTCTTCCAACCACGCCTGAATCGTCATTGCATCATTTACAGGGACAAGCTGTTCAATCTCTTCTCCCCCTTGAGCTGTAACGACGTATTGGGAAATCAACTGTTTGACCTTGTCGAATCCTAGTGTTGTTAAAATTCGTGTATTCATTTTTTCACCTTCTGTTCTTGTAAGACTTGCCACAGGTACTACTTGAAACTATTTAATCATCTGTTCTACCCACAAATGATAGATTTGCTTTGAAAAGATTGGTGTATCTTTTACAATATAACTTGCTAAGCCACTATTTTTGAATTGGTTTTGGACGGCATCAACAGGTAACATCGATAACGTACTCAATACTAAAAATATTCCGATATAGATGACCACTAAACTGATTAATCCGCCTGCTAGCCAATTTGCTTGTTTTAATACAGGTATAAAAACTAAACCATGGGCAAAAATAGCCAAAAATCGGACCACTAACCAACCAGCTGCTAGAATGAGTAAAAATGCCACTGCTCCATAAAAAGCTTGATCTAAATCAAGTGTAAGCTCCTGATTGAAAAAGACCAATTTAGTATCAGCTGTCGGCGAAGGATACGGGATGAACAATTCCAGATGAGAGGCTAAACTCTTATAATACGTTTTAGCTATAAAATAAGTAATCAGATAACCAAATGTATATAAAACTTGTAGAATCAGTCCGCGTCTAGCGCCTGTATAAAAACCAATGGCTAATAGTAGTAAAATAAGTAATGTTAACATCCTGTCATCCTCTCAGATTATTAGTCTTGAGTACTTTTGCTTTGAATCTGTTGTTTACGATTTTCATTTAAGATTTGTTGTGCTTCCATATGATTATGGATCTCAACATCTTCTTGTCCATTCTTTTTCAAGACTCCTCTGGCTTCTTCTTCAATCGCTTCGATGCGTTTGATCCGATTTTCCAACTCAGCTAATCGAATGGTTCTTTTCTTTAATTCAGCAACTTCTTGCTCTAAATTAAGCACTTTTTCTTGTTTTTTCAATTGATCAGAAATCGCATTGATCGCAAGTAAAACAGATGCTTGTTCGTCATTTGTTTGTGGTGATATGTGTTTAATTTCAGCTAATTGTTCATTAACTAATTTAGTGACTAAATCCATATGTTGTTTGCTTTCTTGACCGATAATTGTGTACGTATGATCGGCAATCACAGCTTTATATCTTGTTTTTTCTTTAACCATGATAGTGTTCCCTCCTGTATAAATCCATTACATGCTATTGTACCATGAAAATCACCAATGTGTATGTTCAAATAACCCTTTACTATTATATGCTACTAAAACGGAAAATTAAAGGTTTAGTGTTATTATTATAACTTTTATTAGGTTTCTCTCTCCACCAAAAATACAAAACCACTACCTTAGTAAAATTCGAATAGCATAAATAAGAGAGCGAAACAAAACTGAAAATCAGTCTCGTTTCACTCTCTAAACCTGAATAAACTCTTTTATCTCGTTTATAACATATCAAACAGTGATAATTGATTTTCATCTGGTAAATCTTTTAAAACACCATTTTCAGTCATATACTCAATCAATGTTTTAGAAACTTTTCCGCGACTCGCAAGATCTTCCTTGGACAAGAAGGGCTCTTCTCTTGCTTCCACAATCGATTTAGCTACGTTAAGCCCTAAGCTTGGAACTGCTCTAAAAGGAGCAATCAACGTATCACCATCGATCACAAAATTTTCAGCATCCGATTTATACAAATCGATCATGCCAAACTTGAAACCACGCTCAATCATTTCATTGGCAAGCTCTAATACCGTTAATAGATTTTTTTCTTTTGTAGACGCTTCTAAGCCTTTATCTTGAATTTCTTTCATACGAGCTTTGACCGCTTCTTTTCCTTGTGACATTGCAACTAAATCAAAGTCATCCGCACGTACTGAAAAATAAGCACAGTAGTAAAGGATTGGGAAATAAACTTTAAAGTAAGCAACACGTAAGGCCATCAAAACGTAAGCTGCCGCATGGGCTTTCGGGAACATATATTTAATTTTAGAACAAGAATCAATGTACCAATCTGGCACGTTATTCTCTTTCATCGCCGTTAAATACTCTTCTCTTAATTCATCAGGAATTTTATTCCAAAGTCCCTTACGTACGGTTTCCATGATCTTAAATGCCATACCACTATCTAATCCAGCATGGATCAGGTATACCATGATATCATCCCGACAACCGATAACTTCGGCCAAGGTCGCTTCGCCTCGACGGATTAGTTCTTCAGCGTTACCTAACCAAACATCGGTACCATGAGATAGACCAGATATTTGCAGCAATTCCGCAAATGTTGATGGATGTGTTTCTTCTAACATGCCTCGAACAAAACGAGTACCAAACTCGGGAATGCCCAATGTACCTGTTTTAGAATAGATTTGTTCTGGTGTTACACCTAGAACTTCTGGTCCTGCAAAAATCCGCATCATTTCGGGGTCATCTGTCGGAATCGTTTTTGGATCGATTCCAGACAAGTCTTGCAGCATCCGAATCACAGTGGGATCATCATGTCCTAGTATATCAAGTTTCAAAATATTATCATGGATCGAATGGAAATCAAAGTGAGTCGTTTTCCATTCAGAATTTTGATCATCCGCAGGATATTGAATTGGCGTAAAATCATAAACGTCCATATAATCAGGAATAACGATGATCCCCCCTGGATGCTGTCCGGTCGTCCGTTTCACACCAGTTGAGCCTTTTGCTAAACGATCCACTTCGGCACCTCTAAAATGAAGATTATGATCACGTTCATAGCCTTTTACGAAACCATAGGCGGTTTTATCTGCAACCGTACCAATCGTTCCAGCTCGATAAACATATTCCTCACCAAACAAAACTTTTGTATAGTTGTGCGCTTCAGCTTGATAATCACCTGAAAAGTTCAAATCAATATCGGGTACTTTGTCCCCGTGGAACCCTAGGAAGGTCTCAAATGGAATATCATGACCGTCTTTAAATAGTCGTTGACCACAATTAGGACAGTTTTTCTCTGGCATATCAAAACCAGAACCATACGAACCATCTTCAAAAAACTCAGAATGCTTACAATTAACGCAATGATAATGCGGTGCTAAGGGATTGACCTCCGTAATACCCGTCATCGTTGCAACAAAACTCGAACCAACCGAGCCACGTGAACCAACTAAGTAACCATCTTCCATACTTTTATGCACTAATTTTTGTGAAATCAAATAGATAACTGAAAATCCGTTACCAATGATACTATCTAGTTCTTTTTTCAAACGTTTTTCAACAATATCAGGCAATGGATCCCCATAAAGCTCTTTTGCACGGGTGTAACTCAAATTTCGAATTTCATCTTCTGAACCAGGAATTTTTGGTGTATACAAATCATCCTTCACCGGGGTGATTTCATCACACATGTCAGCAATAGCATTAGGATTTTCCACAACAAGGCGGTGAGCCGTTTCTTCTCCTAAAAATTGGAAGGCAGTCAACATTTCATCTGTTGTCCTAAAATGAACATCTGGCAAGCTATGACGATTGAGCGGATTTGCTCCTCCCATAGAACCAACTAATATTTTACGGTAGATACTATCTTCTTCATTTAGATAATGAACATTTCCAGTCGCCACAACAGGCTTATCAAGTTCATCACCAATTTTGACTAAATTTGCAATGATTTCTTCTAAATCTGCCTCACTTTTTACTAATTCTTGTTCAAGCAAAGGAGCATACACAGCTTTTGGCATCACTTCAATATAATCGTAAAACTTCGCTCGATTTTTTGCTTCTTCCACCCCTTTTTGCATCATCGCTTCAAAAATTTCACCACTTGAACAAGCTGAACCAATGATCAGCCCTTCCCGTAATTTGCTTAATTGAGAACGAGGGATTCTTGGAATTCTGAAAAAATAATCGATGTTAGACATGGAAATTAATTTAAAGAGATTTTTTAACCCTGCTTGTGTGGTTGCTAAAATCGTGGCGTGGAACGGTCTTGCTCGTTTATAAGAATCGCCTTCCCCGATATGCATATTCAATTCATCATGATAGTTCATATTATGATTTTCTTTCGCATCTTTCAAAAAGATCCAACATAAATGTCCCGTTGATTCAGAATCATAGATTGCTCGGTGATGTTGTTCTAGATTAACCCCAAATTTCTTCGACAAAGTATTTAATCGATGACTTTTGAAGGTTGGATTCAAATAACGTGATAGTTCCAATGTATCAATGACCGGATTTTCAGCTTCCGGAATATCATATTTTCCATAACTCGTATTTAAAAAGCCCATATCAAAAGACGCATTGTGGGCAACTAAAATAGTGTCCTCTGAAAATTCTCTAAATAAACGAAGAACTTCTTCTTCTGATTTTGATCCACGTACCATTTCATCTGTAATTCCTGTTAAATTGATCGTGGTTTGTGATAAAGGATGACCTGGATCGATAAATTCTTCAAACGTATCGATAATATTTCCCTTATGCATTTTCACAGCGGCCAACTCAATAATCGTGTCATAAACAGCTGATAACCCAGTCGTTTCCACGTCAAATACTACGTAAGTTGCATCCGTTAATTCAATATGAGCTTCGTTATAGGCAATAGGCACACCGTCATCTACTACGTTGGCTTCAACACCATATAAGATTTTTACGCCCGCTTTTTTCCCTGCACTATGAGCATCCGGAAAGCCTTGCGCACCACCATGATCAGTGATTGCAATTGCCTTATGCCCCCATTTACCTGCTTGTGCCACGTAATCAGCAACATTATTGGTTGCATCCATAGTGCTCATATTGCTATGCAAATGCAGTTCAACCCGTTTATCGCCTTCTGGAGCGTAATCTTTACGTGGTGCATGTTTAACTTCCATTAAATCTTGACAGTTCATAACTAAGTCCCGCATAAATGTATCTTCTTGAATACTTCCGCGTACTCTTACCCAGCTATGTTTTTGGATCGCATCAAAAACTTGTTCATCTTTCTCACCATTAGAGAATTTTTTTACAATAAATGATGATGTATAATCCGTAATTTTTAATATCAAGATTTTCCGTTTAGAACGTAATTCCCGCACTTCAACATCAAAGACAAACCCTTCGATCGTTACGCGACGTTCCTCTTCTAGAATATTACCCATCGGCATGATTGGTTCATCATTTGGGATGTTCCGACCAAGGCGAATGGGTCCTTCAAGTGCCGGACCTTGTTGTTGCTGTT is a window encoding:
- a CDS encoding endonuclease MutS2; translated protein: MNTRILTTLGFDKVKQLISQYVVTAQGGEEIEQLVPVNDAMTIQAWLEETEDGLKIQRLRGGIPIPKLENIRPHMKRIEIGADLNGIELAHVGRVLSTTSEVIRFFNDLEDSEIELLRLYSWIDQLIVLPELSRRLKESIDEDGRVTDEASPELKIIRNNIRRSEQTIREQLDGIVRGKNAKYLSDAIVTMRNERYVIPVKQEYKSIFGGVVHDQSASGQTLFVEPKQIVDLNNRLRQHQIAERNEIERILAELSAELVPHRNDIMHNAYVIGKLDFINAKARFGKELKAVVPEISAENHIYFKQARHPLLNQEKAVPNDITIGKEYQAVVITGPNTGGKTITLKTLGLLQLMGQSGLPIPAGEESQMGIFDEVFADIGDEQSIEQSLSTFSSHMTNIVEVLKKVDNHSLVLFDELGAGTDPQEGAALAISILDALGSKSAYVMATTHYPELKVYGYNRAGTINASMEFDVDTLSPTYRLLIGVPGRSNAFEISKRLGLDTSIIDEAKHIMDGESQDLNEMIADLENRRKMAETEYLEVRHYVDEAERLHKELKEAYGYFFDEREKEMAKARQKANELVSQAEEEASGIISDIRKMQLTSGNHGGVKEHQLIDAKSKLSQLHQEETHLEKNKVLKKAKEQKKLKSGDEVIVNTFGQRGTLIRKSSDNEWQVQLGILKMSVAESDMTPVAPEKEPTQRVTAVRSSESSHVANQLDLRGKRYEEALAEVDQYLDAAILAGYPQVTIVHGKGTGALRTGITDYLKNHRSVSSFEFAPGNQGGNGATIVKFK
- a CDS encoding CvpA family protein; translated protein: MLTLLILLLLAIGFYTGARRGLILQVLYTFGYLITYFIAKTYYKSLASHLELFIPYPSPTADTKLVFFNQELTLDLDQAFYGAVAFLLILAAGWLVVRFLAIFAHGLVFIPVLKQANWLAGGLISLVVIYIGIFLVLSTLSMLPVDAVQNQFKNSGLASYIVKDTPIFSKQIYHLWVEQMIK
- the zapA gene encoding cell division protein ZapA, translating into MVKEKTRYKAVIADHTYTIIGQESKQHMDLVTKLVNEQLAEIKHISPQTNDEQASVLLAINAISDQLKKQEKVLNLEQEVAELKKRTIRLAELENRIKRIEAIEEEARGVLKKNGQEDVEIHNHMEAQQILNENRKQQIQSKSTQD
- a CDS encoding PolC-type DNA polymerase III, whose product is MAEKAQELFAKLIDQIQLNEQERQHPLIQQGRIHKVVVHQQSRLWEFHLGFAEILPVMLYQSFMQQLELAFQQIAGVTVKISADKSEFTEEQLTDYWQLALLNSQCDTPLVQRVIKTQTPIIEDKKIILPVDNDAVIPYLKQQYLPIIEELYINYGFQKFHIEPKMDEQQAKRVLALFEERKQEQDAAFQQQAAESLVKHEQKKKQQQQQGPALEGPIRLGRNIPNDEPIMPMGNILEEERRVTIEGFVFDVEVRELRSKRKILILKITDYTSSFIVKKFSNGEKDEQVFDAIQKHSWVRVRGSIQEDTFMRDLVMNCQDLMEVKHAPRKDYAPEGDKRVELHLHSNMSTMDATNNVADYVAQAGKWGHKAIAITDHGGAQGFPDAHSAGKKAGVKILYGVEANVVDDGVPIAYNEAHIELTDATYVVFDVETTGLSAVYDTIIELAAVKMHKGNIIDTFEEFIDPGHPLSQTTINLTGITDEMVRGSKSEEEVLRLFREFSEDTILVAHNASFDMGFLNTSYGKYDIPEAENPVIDTLELSRYLNPTFKSHRLNTLSKKFGVNLEQHHRAIYDSESTGHLCWIFLKDAKENHNMNYHDELNMHIGEGDSYKRARPFHATILATTQAGLKNLFKLISMSNIDYFFRIPRIPRSQLSKLREGLIIGSACSSGEIFEAMMQKGVEEAKNRAKFYDYIEVMPKAVYAPLLEQELVKSEADLEEIIANLVKIGDELDKPVVATGNVHYLNEEDSIYRKILVGSMGGANPLNRHSLPDVHFRTTDEMLTAFQFLGEETAHRLVVENPNAIADMCDEITPVKDDLYTPKIPGSEDEIRNLSYTRAKELYGDPLPDIVEKRLKKELDSIIGNGFSVIYLISQKLVHKSMEDGYLVGSRGSVGSSFVATMTGITEVNPLAPHYHCVNCKHSEFFEDGSYGSGFDMPEKNCPNCGQRLFKDGHDIPFETFLGFHGDKVPDIDLNFSGDYQAEAHNYTKVLFGEEYVYRAGTIGTVADKTAYGFVKGYERDHNLHFRGAEVDRLAKGSTGVKRTTGQHPGGIIVIPDYMDVYDFTPIQYPADDQNSEWKTTHFDFHSIHDNILKLDILGHDDPTVIRMLQDLSGIDPKTIPTDDPEMMRIFAGPEVLGVTPEQIYSKTGTLGIPEFGTRFVRGMLEETHPSTFAELLQISGLSHGTDVWLGNAEELIRRGEATLAEVIGCRDDIMVYLIHAGLDSGMAFKIMETVRKGLWNKIPDELREEYLTAMKENNVPDWYIDSCSKIKYMFPKAHAAAYVLMALRVAYFKVYFPILYYCAYFSVRADDFDLVAMSQGKEAVKARMKEIQDKGLEASTKEKNLLTVLELANEMIERGFKFGMIDLYKSDAENFVIDGDTLIAPFRAVPSLGLNVAKSIVEAREEPFLSKEDLASRGKVSKTLIEYMTENGVLKDLPDENQLSLFDML